In a single window of the Solea senegalensis isolate Sse05_10M linkage group LG1, IFAPA_SoseM_1, whole genome shotgun sequence genome:
- the LOC122777903 gene encoding ras-related protein Rab-8A-like has product MAKTYDYLFKLLLIGDSGVGKTCVLFRFSEDAFNSTFISTIGIDFKIRTIELDGKKIKLQIWDTAGQERFRTITTAYYRGAMGIMLVYDITNEKSFDNIKNWIRNIEEHASSDVEKMVLGNKCDINDKRQVSKDRGEKLALEYGIKFMETSAKANINVENAFLTLARDIKSKMDTKLEGNAPQGSSHGVKISEPQKKTSFFRCSVL; this is encoded by the exons ATGGCGAAGACGTACgattatttgtttaaattactGTTAATCGGTGATTCTGGTGTCGGGAAAACCTGTGTCCTGTTCAGGTTTTCGGAAGACGCCTTCAATTCCACGTTTATCTCAACTATCG GCATCGATTTCAAGATTCGGACAATAGAGCTTGACGGCAAGAAGATCAAGTTGCAGATATG GGATACAGCTGGACAGGAGCGTTTCCGAACAATTACAACAGCTTACTACAGAGGAGCAATG GGCATAATGCTTGTCTATGACATCACCAATGAGAAGTCATTTGATAATATCAAGAACTGGATAAGAAACATCGAGGAG CATGCCTCATCTGACGTTGAGAAGATGGTCCTTGGCAACAAGTGTGACATCAACGACAAGCGGCAGGTTTCCAAAGACAGAGGGGAGAAG CTTGCCTTAGAGTATGGAATCAAGTTCATGGAGACGAGCGCAAAGGCCAACATCAATGTTGAAAAT GCATTTTTGACCCTCGCCAGAgacatcaaatcaaaaatgGACACAAAATTG gaGGGAAATGCGCCACAGGGGAGCAGTCATGGAGTCAAGATCTCTGAGCCTCAGAAAAAAACCAGCTTCTTTCGCTGCAGCGTACTCTGA
- the cib3 gene encoding calcium and integrin-binding family member 3: MGNKQTIFTTQQLDAYQDCTYFTRKEILRLFYRYRDLAPQLVPLDYTSHPDVKLPYELIGSMPELKDNPFRQRIAEVFSEDGEGNMTLDDFLDMFSVLSEMAPRDLKAYYAFKIYDFNNDDFICKSDLEKTLNKLTRNELTEDEVRMVCEKVIDEADLDNDGRLSLEDFQHMIVRAPDFLSTFHIRI, from the exons GACTGTACTTACTTCACCAGAAAGGAAATTCTCAG ACTCTTCTACCGCTATCGGGATTTGGCACCGCAGCTTGTTCCTCTTGACTACACCAGCCACCCAGATGTGAAGTTACCATACGAGCTGATTGGCAGCATGCCGGAGCTGAAG GACAACCCATTTCGCCAGAGGATCGCCGAGGTTTTCTCTGAGGACGGAGAAGGAAACATGACACTGGACGACTTCTTGGACATGTTCTCGGTCCTGAGTGAGATGGCCCCGCGTGACCTCAAGGCCTACTACGCTTTCAAAATCTATG ATTTCAACAATGACGACTTCATTTGCAAGTCAGACCTGGAGAAGACGCTGAACAAGCTGACTCGAAACGAGCTGACAGAGGACGAGGTGAGGATGGTGTGTGAGAAGGTGATCGATGAGGCAGACCTGGACAATGACGGACGTCTGTCCCTGGAGGACTTCCAGCACATGATTGTCCGAGCCCCAGACTTCCTGAG CACCTTTCACATAAGGATATAG